Proteins encoded in a region of the Carassius gibelio isolate Cgi1373 ecotype wild population from Czech Republic chromosome B5, carGib1.2-hapl.c, whole genome shotgun sequence genome:
- the LOC127958102 gene encoding transcription factor BTF3 has product MKETIMNQEKLAKLQAQVRIGGKGTARRKKKVVHRTATADDKKLQFSLKKLGVNNISGIEEVNMFTNQGTVIHFNNPKVQASLAANTFTITGHAETKQLTEMLPSILNQLGADSLTSLRRLAEALPKQAGDGKAPVAGGEEDDDEVPDLVENFDEASKNEAN; this is encoded by the exons ATGAAAGAAACCATAATGAACCAGGAGAAATTAGCCAAGTTGCAGGCACAAGTCCGCATCGGTGGAAAG GGTACTGCCCGCAGAAAGAAGAAGGTGGTCCACAGAACGGCCACTGCCGATGACAAAAAGCTCCAGTTCTCCCTGAAGAAATTGGGAGTAAATAACATCTCTGGCATTGAGGAG GTGAACATGTTCACAAACCAGGGCACGGTGATCCACTTCAACAATCCCAAAGTCCAGGCCTCACTGGCAGCCAACACCTTCACCATCACAGGCCACGCAGAGACCAAGCAGCTGACAGAGATGCTGCCCTCTATACTCAACCAGTTGGGTGCCGACAGCCTGACCAGTCTGCGCAGACTTGCAGAGGCCCTGCCCAAACAAG CTGGTGATGGAAAGGCACCAGTAGCTGGTGGAGAGGAAGATGACGACGAAGTTCCAG ACCTTGTGGAGAATTTCGATGAGGCTTCAAAGAATGAGGCAAATTAA